DNA from Electrophorus electricus isolate fEleEle1 chromosome 5, fEleEle1.pri, whole genome shotgun sequence:
aacaacaacaacaacaaacagctaCTTAAAAATATAGGTAACTGAGACAGAGTGTGATGAGGGCATTAATACAAGCACAAAGTAAAagagacaacaaaacaaataaaacacttggATCTAACTATGCACACTCAAAGGCATGCTTATGCACATTTATATGCTGACATGTTTCTCCAAAAAAAATTGTTCCTTGTGttttcttaattattattttcataatttttaaaatgaataaacactacactaacacttcCGTTCACATCGGTTATGCTACTTGGGAACCACACCATCCAATAattgtaaaactgaaaaaagaaatctCCGTTATGCAGTGATTaagaaaaaagtcaaaattaCCAGAAGTATGGAATGTGAGTAATAAAGTCAGAATCATGGATGTCGGGTGATCCCCGAATGTTATCACAAGTTTAGTAATCATCGCAGCGTAGCacaaatgacattaaaatattttcaaacaaaATCTAACACAAAAGTTTTCAGTGTCGCTCATAATTACCGCAACTGTAACCcttgtctatattgttactgACAACTCTGGTCATTGTAGTTTTTCCCCATTATCTCTTGTAATAAGCTAGTCTTTGTCTCTTTAAGCTGTGGAGAAAtctggaaaacaaaaccaacgaaaaaaataagtaaaggTATCTTGTTAACAGAGTTGTAATAAATAATGGTTAAATTTAGTGCAAATTATTATTGGAACACTTTGTGTACAACAAGTTTGTTTACTAGTTTTCTGCACTACCGCTGAATAAACTCTGTTGCATTTGAAGGCAAGGTTTGTACAGACGCTGATGTCATCGTGAGTGTTAAAAAGATACGTGGCATTCCTGCTCTGCTGCTAAATGATGGCATACCTGAATTCCCCCTCATCAGTCACAGCTATTCTGTCTCCTATGAATTTCTTGATCGACTTCAATACCAAAAAAATGTATGTCACACGTATTTTCACATTGTTTTCAGTCAGAATGGCATCTTATTTTGACCAGCTGTAAGCTTGTGAGCTTCAGTACACTTGCTGTCAAGTCAAACAGACACATTTAACTTAACTCAGTTACAGAGACTTGACTATAAATTCAAGTAACTGGTAATGTGTGCCTAAATAACTACACATACAAGTATATTGtgtttctcacatttttcaCATCTCACATTTCTTACAGATTAAAATGGAGGGTCATACTTTGGCCAATATCCCTCAGAATCCAAAACTGGATCTCTTCAAAACAAGTGGAGAAGACCAAAATCAAGGTTCACTACTGAATGGGAAACCTTTATGTCACCCTCATTTTTAACTCACACTTTGTTATATGGAAAACAGGTGTCTGTGCATAACATGAATATACATCACAAGTATTAAGCATGATTAGCTCAGCTTACTACTGTTTGTTTCTTAAGCTTTCATTAATATTTGTCAAAACACGCTAGTATGACAAACATATAGCACCATTCTTTTAATGTtataatacatatttaacaaaatgtgttGGAGAAGAGGGTATGAATCAAAATTAGAACATGAATCAGACATGAATCAAGCATTGAAAATACTTGATTCATGCAAAGAAATGGAGTGTCCttgcacacaccagcagaaTTGTATAACTTGGTCTAAAGCTTTTGAgtgttttccttctctctttgtttttttctttttcttttattttttattaaaatgtatttactttagGTGTGCTGATTTTGAGAAATGCCCAAAGTGCACATCACCTGGCCACTGGCCACCACCCGACTGACATTTATGATGTTACACAGAAACTCTTatttagtttctctctctctctttctgtccctaAGACCTTGGCATTCCATTAGTGATGAACAGTACTCCAAAGCAAGGATGGGCTGAGGTTATTGAGTTTAACTATTCCAGTACACATCGTATCAGCAACCTTGTCACTCTCAAGAACTTCTTTCTCAGAGGTCTTTGGCTAACTGTGGAAGAGGAAAAGGTATAATATCAACACAAATTAGGCTTGTACAATTTTTACTTTACAAATTAGGCTTGTACAGTTTGTGAGCCAGGAATGGGTCTCAAATTGTAAGTTCAGAATAGGATGAAAAGCTTTAACTAAGGTTATATTTATGTGTCTTTTATTTGGCAACATCAGGTATCTTATTTTGTCTACAGATTCTATCATGGCCTGCACCTTCTGCAGAAGGTACTGGAGCCAAAACATCAACAGataagaaaagaacagaggtAGAGGACGGTTTCTATACATTAGGCCTTGAGGTTGGACACTTATTACAGTAGTGGCACCCTCATTAATGTTAACATCAAATATTTGTAGATAATTCTTCAGATAAAAGCAAACCTTGAAGCTATTTTTTATGTAATATATGAAATCAACCTCTaagagaaaacaacacacaaacacagcctcacTAATTATGAttgttttatgattttaatctttttaaagtaaatatgCCCCTAAGCTCTTGCCAGAATAAGATAGTCTTGACTTGAAGTTCCAACTGTATTTTTGTCCAGGAGAGGGTGTTGCTTCTCTTAAATATTTTGAGGTGCTTAATGTATAAAGTTGGAACTCAGAATCTCTGAAGCCATTGTCTTGAACTAGAGAAACCCTTTGGCAACTTTgccttaaaaaataaagttctgAATAATTTATAAGGGGCAATGCTATTAGGAAACAATTTCTGAATATCAATTAATTGATGTGCATCTTGCTTTTAGAGACTGCTGACAGATTATACTAATAACACTAAGCAGTAAAAACATTATAAGATATTTGATGATATTTAAATGCATGATATGCACATTACAACCAAATGTATTGCTAAGTATGTGTCTAACCAGCAACATTTTACCCATAAAGAGCAGTTCTCTGCAAATTCAGTGCAAGTCATGTACTTTCAGAAAATATGTGTAGCTTGTTTGATATTTAAAAGTGCATCTTTATGATTTTCTCTACACTCTGTACCAGGGTCAAAAATTAAAAGATAAGAAGAAAAGGGAATCCATCCTCAACTTGATACAAGAAGCACCTGTCAAACGAACCCTTGGTGTGATTCATGTGGAACTCAAAGATCTGGTAGGAGGAAAGGACAAAATTCAAGTGGAATGTGACTTAGGGGTGCTGTTCAGTGAACAGACCATCAAGACTGCAGTAACCGCAGAAAAGGTAGGACAACCCAGTCCCAAGGACTACTGGAAGTTGTTCAAACAGAAAGCCCCTTTACATAATCCTTTATCTGCAGAAATCTTACTACATTTATCATGATACAGTTTTGTTGGTAAGCTATTTGGATTAGTTAGCTACGTATATTTTCTATACCGTTTCTATACCATTTCAACTATATAAAGAGTATATGAAATGGTTTCAGTGTTATTTGATATATCCTTTTTTATGTACCTCAATAATAACAGAACctcaataataacaataaaaaaagaaagtgcaTGTACTAAAATGTCAGCAATTGTAGTAGTACCAGGTAAGTATAATTAGTagtttatgtgtttttaaatgatatgcCACATATGGATACTCCCTGAGTGAACTGGTACAGTACTAATTGTAGGACAGTCtcataatattaatgtttaaatcAAATACAGCATTACATATGTCATTGTAAGAAGCTGCTTTGAGTAAACTGTTCATTAGCTGCATACTAGCACAACACTGGGCAGAGGACTGGGCCTTCAATGGTTCTTTTGTAAGAATGATGTCAGATGGGATATTTCCAGAAATCACAAGTTACGTGAGTGGTTCCATCTTCTCTCAGGACACGTTTCCTGTCAACACGCCCACCTTTTGACACACCCACTCTCCTTTGCACCCACTACTCTGACCTGCATAGACTCATGTCTCCTGGTGAACAATGCTGCGTGATTTTAATCACAGCTGGTGTGCATATACAGAAAGAGTATCTCTGGCACATTGGCTCTGGGCCATACCTCCTCTGGCCACGAGAGGTCAGCTTCTGTAAAAAACTTAGTCCTCCCCCCTCTTAGGTCCTCACTCTAAGGAAACAAGGAAAAGATGCGAGGATGGTGGAAATAAGGCTAAATGGTTTTACAAACTAAGATGTCTTTAGGCTTGTTCAAGATGAGCTGTGCGTCGCcttgatatatatttttccctttctgCTCAAAGGAAAGGCAGGGTAAGCTCCATCCTGATAACACTCTTTGTTGCTTCTGACATCAGGATTATGACCTTTGCATGCAAGACCTCAAACTCCTCGATGGATTTCAGCCAATGGAAGCCCCAGTTTTCTGGTGCTTCCATAGAGGGCAATGTTGCTCAAGCTCCTTGGCAGACCAAGCCTTCTCCTCAAGAAGGCAGCTCTCATTTTCAGATCTGAGATGGTGGCGATCAGGAACTCACAGAGGAGCACTGGCCACGGTATCCTTGAAAAAAAATCCTGTGCTTGTAAAGCCACGCAGTGAAGTTTACTGGAAGGCCcatctttttaacatttttcagaGATCCCTCCAGCTCCTTGCAGGTGTTCTTAATAAATGTTGTAGGCCTGAGGCGGTATCTCTCTACACACCCGCACAAACCAGCCCCACTTCCAATCACCTGACTGCTGATCACTTGCATCTGTGCCTTGTTTGCCTCTTTGGGTTCTACCTCTGATCTAAGTCCACAGGAGCCCTCGTCTAATGCTGCTCAAACTTATTGCTCTCTGTGTAACTGGTGCCCTGTGTTAAATCACTTTGCTCCAAAAATCTGTTGCGTCTACATGCCTTGACCTTTACTCTCGGTGCATGGtgcttttctttatgttttgcATTGCCCCAGGTTATTGGTTTGGCTCATGTTTGTTctttatggagaataaagaaactccAGTTTACACACTCCCATCCCACTTCCTCCATGTTGTCATCACAGATTTTCAaacaaaatatgtttacatattttatacaatAACAAACAGTAGTTGGACATCTTTAATGTTGCCGCTTTCTGATAGACTCTTGAAAATGTGCTGCATGATTCCATGGAAATGTTTAGCCTAAGCAGAGAGATAGAATCTTTGAAAGCAGTAAGTTCACAGCTGTTTGTACATTTAATGTGcgaaaatgaccagaaattcTGTATAATATTTACTAAACACTAAAGTTTACAAACACTGATTTCTGGAGGCTTCTCTGCATAGAAGCCCTGCTTTAGCATCTCAGCCAGGTACTCAAGTGATATAGAACCCTGGTTATCTGGCTCAGGTACATGAAATTAAGCTCAGCTATAATGTGGACTAGCTGGGCTTCACCAAGAACTGGCTCAAAAATGCCTGCTAAAAACGACAGAATTGTCACATAAAGCTGTGgtggtgtttatatatgttgACTGGGAAAACCAGGAAGTGAATTTCACCTCAACCTTGTGTTCATGAAGGCCGGTGACTTTTTGTAAGCAGTGTATATAGTGTGCTTACATGATGCTCTTGGAATATGGGACGCTCTCAAGAGCAGTCTAATATTCCTGGGTTGTTATATAACCTTGTATCATAATCAGAACTAATCCCATGAGATGGTTGCCAGTATCTTTCTGGATTAACCACAATGACTTGCAAATGTGCTTTGTATTCTCTATCAAAAGGATTCCCTCATGTTAGCATATTTAGGTTAGCATCAATATCTGGcttttttgtgcatatttaaaTGCTCAGAGATTCGATAAAGCAGTACATCTTCAGTCTTCATTAGAAGACAGCCAGTGTATCAGCTGTACAGACAGTCAGTGAACGTTTGTTCCACCACTTGGGTCGTAAGACAGAGAAGATCGCAAACCAATGGAAACCAAATTCAAAATCTGATAAGCAAGTGATGAGAGAAACTGAAAACAGATAAGAATTTAACCACTGCTCAGAATTACAGTACTAATGCTTTCAAGCCTTCATGCAGAAACACAGATGAGAGGGATTTAAACACACTTAGTAATGCACAGCGGTGTGTGACAAGTAATCAGAATTCCAGGAATACCAGCATGAGGAGGCAACAACCTGAACAGTCATGACAGCCTCTGCTTCTCACATTCATGTCACATCTTACCTTGTCTATAACAATTTGTTCTATAGGAATATACCAATAAACCCAAAGAAGATATGAAAGAGGACAAGAAAGAAAAGTCAAGTGGAGATACAAGCGGTCAAAGGAACAGAGCTTCTTCAAAAGGTGATAACTTGGCATAGATTCCATGTGTCTCTTAGTATCTTAAAGTATCTTAAATTTCCGATAGCAAATATATGATATAATCATGTAAAAGTCCCAGTTACTTTCATTTCACTAGCAAACATCAGAAGCATTAAAGCTACACACAATCATACTGAAATAGCTTAGGTTAAATGACAAGTAGAATATAGATcattcacacatttattttgatacaTGTTTTACCCTGTTTGAGAGACAACATGCACAGTGAAGCTAGCAGTACAACTCTGTGGGGTTGTTTCAGGTTCTCCTGTTTTCTCCCCATGTCCATCATTCTCATTAATTCACCTTTGCCTTTACTGCTCAGGTTTCTGAGCCAAACAGTAATGTTACAGCACAAGATACATTCAGTGAGGATCTTATATGCCAGCTCTGTTTGGTCAACTTAAATGTATCTAGCTCTCTGAAAACGTGTTCCCAATGCAggtttcttttatatataaaaatcacgATCCTCAACACTCAAGAACCTTTGTAGAAATGTGACAATGTGGTCCTAGTCATTATTTCATCAGTCTCCATCACTGCAAGTGGTGAGTGATGAGCCATATGTCTTCTATTTATAAAGATCTTCCTTCCTATATTCATGTCCAGGGTGTTCAGCTGACAATTCTAATGGGTAGTGACATGTTTCAAATACTGAATGTCATTAAGCGTTTCCTGCTTACTAAACATCAAAGGCAGAGACATCTGCATATTTTAATagataaaaatgtgtttctgatAAAATTACATTAGGCAACAAAATTGTAACTTTTTTgtttcacaaacaaaaaaaagtcgCTTGCGTAACATTGAACAGTTAGGAGACGGACGCATGTACAGAGAatagtgagatttattaggggcaaatccagaactGTAATCATTGGAACAGTCAAGGGTCATCAAACCAATGTGGAGAGACTGGGAATACATGATaatcaaaaagaaacaaaaagcacaatgaaaaaagaggaagcaggctacaacaaagATACAAGCATCGATAATAAAGATAACTAACAATGGCGATAAAAAGAAGGTTCTGAATCACAGGTAGAGGCTAAGATttaacacaatgaccagcaaagcaaacagggaccaagacagggtttaaatacacatactaataagaatttaacaagacacaggtgctacaaatgaagggctgagaaaatgaaacacggaaccaaaacaaatacatgagacagggtaaccatggcAATAAGGACGCTAAGAGGGGCCAAATGTGAGTTTGTGACTATATATTGTCACTATCAACACAAAGAAAAGTTGTTACTGTACTTTTTAATCTGAAGTAGAATGtcttttttagaatttttctctcattcaagttatttatattatgtattcataaataaggctgttattacacttaccatatgtacaaataaactTTCAAAATGAACAATGCATGATTTCTACCcttatttggcctcaggaacatcccccTTCAGTGTCCAACtgtagtctgccaacataggAGGTATACACTTTCCTTGGGAGCACATttacatactatacataatgaaaTACAAGTAtactagaacaaaaaaaaaaataatacgaATGACAAAaatttagaaaatatatttggattagtcatgcaaaaatacataaagtgTTTTTGCAGAAAGAAAAATCATTGTTGTCCAGTGTTATTATTGTAAATAGAAAGCAATATAGGAAAAATACACCATCTTGATTATGCCAATACTTAAAACTAGCCCATTGAAGattgctttatttatattttcactttATATGCAATCTATGAGAAAATCTTTGATCCATAAAAGGTCCATTATTTGATACAACAATCGGTAAAATGTATCTGTATAGTATTAAATGCCGAACTAAAATATGTACATCACATTCTGGGATAGGTTTTAGACTGTCATACATACACAATTTCACAAAttgcaaatatttcatattcagtgCCTCCATGTCTTTtgcataaatgtatttgttagAAACATCATTAACAAATATTTCCATTGTCTTGCCCAGTCATCAAAGCTATCTGCAGTTAAGGAGCTCAGAGATTGTTTGATGTTATAGACTGAGATGTCTTTAACAGGGGTTATGGAAACATTGGTGAAAACACAGAAAT
Protein-coding regions in this window:
- the LOC113576924 gene encoding leucine-rich repeat-containing protein 43 isoform X2 — translated: MGLGAFSVPILMAHQTLTSAIAKLVHSLCLENYPCGQGGWVTIIDKRMLLFDSLEELVLSANNITELPSENLPKKLRVLELYGNQISCLKSVNTHPPPPLQHLGLGHNCLGSPEDIQYFTANLWPKLVSLDLSWSGFTELYALVETLSTLPCLRSLILEGNPLTLTPLYPGFALDSLFRLLYLDGTQVTPETRHRVNGLAQLKGKVCTDADVIVSVKKIRGIPALLLNDGIPEFPLISHSYSVSYEFLDRLQYQKNIKMEGHTLANIPQNPKLDLFKTSGEDQNQDLGIPLVMNSTPKQGWAEVIEFNYSSTHRISNLVTLKNFFLRGLWLTVEEEKILSWPAPSAEGTGAKTSTDKKRTEGQKLKDKKKRESILNLIQEAPVKRTLGVIHVELKDLVGGKDKIQVECDLGVLFSEQTIKTAVTAEKEYTNKPKEDMKEDKKEKSSGDTSGQRNRASSKEKGKGQKDSATEGPDHENIPSKMEHLIVEFSIELEKWSSVDQYLKSKK